The following coding sequences are from one Microtus ochrogaster isolate Prairie Vole_2 chromosome 14 unlocalized genomic scaffold, MicOch1.0 chr14_random_1, whole genome shotgun sequence window:
- the Lcmt2 gene encoding tRNA wybutosine-synthesizing protein 4 translates to MVSRGFWQSALFSEVTHNAPGREHQCGECFAWRTAERLRVMGPQSRGRRAGTVQSTNDSSALSKRSLAAHGYVRDAFAALLVPGPVRRTPLVHRGYYVRARAVRHCVRAFLQRTGALPAPTRAQVLSLGAGSDSLYFRLKAAGLLARAAVWEVDFPDVSRSKAERIREIPELCSLTGPFQLGDSSSALCFESSDYRILGADLRELPKLGEALDCAGLDATAPTLLLAEAVLTYLEPADAAALIAWAAQRFPDALFVIYEQMKPRDAFGQIMLQHFRRLHSPLHGLELFPDVEAQVQRFLQAGWTACSALDLNEFYRRLLPADERRRVETLEPFDEFEEWHLKCAHYFILAASRGDTLSGTPVLPPPETSFWVDPALPSGFLSARAVTSDQHSSLKRYGHASVLLSPGIIFSAGGFGEEEGRHCRVSTFHLLWRSRDSEWKSSRISTLGTGGQWDGRLYHTMTRLSDTQVLVLGGRLSPVTPASGALQLELYRSEADCPESQTVTVTEAAMEEGPVLSCWRHSTTEIYYQNQRYLFVYGGRSVEEPVLSDCRFLHVETMAWVPIPVEGAVPEGRHSHSACGWQGGALIAGGLGASEEPLNSVLFLRPKSSGFLWESVDIQPPITPRYSHTAHVFHGKLLLVGGVWIHSSSVPGVTVIDLTSGSSSEYQLDTTSVPWPVMLHSHNSVLLPEEQQILLTGGGGNCFSFGTYFNPHPVALDLSSLSTGQ, encoded by the coding sequence atggtcTCTCGCGGTTTTTGGCAAAGCGCGCTCTTCTCGGAAGTGACGCACAACGCACCCGGAAGAGAACATCAGTGCGGTGAGTGTTTCGCGTGGAGAACTGCGGAGCGTCTTCGGGTCATGGGTCCGCAAAGCCGCGGGCGCCGGGCGGGAACCGTGCAGAGCACCAACGACAGCAGCGCCCTCAGTAAGCGGTCGCTGGCCGCACACGGATACGTGCGCGACGCCTTCGCGGCGCTGCTGGTCCCGGGACCTGTGCGGCGCACGCCGCTGGTCCACCGCGGCTAttacgtgcgcgcgcgcgccgtGCGTCACTGCGTGCGCGCCTTCCTCCAGCGCACTGGCGCGCTCCCGGCCCCGACCCGGGCGCAGGTTCTGTCTTTGGGTGCTGGCTCCGACTCGCTGTACTTTCGCCTGAAGGCTGCGGGCCTCCTGGCCCGGGCTGCCGTTTGGGAGGTGGACTTCCCGGACGTGTCTCGGAGCAAGGCGGAGAGGATCAGGGAGATCCCGGAGCTGTGCTCTCTGACCGGCCCTTTCCAGCTCGGGGACTCGTCCTCCGCTCTGTGCTTCGAGAGCTCGGACTACCGCATCCTGGGCGCGGACCTGCGTGAGCTCCCGAAGTTAGGCGAGGCCCTGGACTGCGCCGGCCTAGACGCCACCGCACCCACGCTGCTCCTGGCCGAGGCGGTGCTCACCTACCTGGAGCCCGCCGATGCCGCGGCCCTCATCGCCTGGGCCGCCCAGCGTTTCCCCGACGCCCTTTTCGTAATCTATGAGCAGATGAAGCCGCGAGACGCCTTTGGGCAAATCATGCTGCAGCACTTTCGGCGACTGCACTCTCCCCTGCACGGCCTGGAGCTCTTTCCCGACGTGGAGGCCCAGGTACAGCGCTTCCTTCAAGCTGGCTGGACTGCCTGCAGCGCCCTGGACCTGAACGAGTTCTACCGCCGCCTTCTCCCCGCAGACGAGCGTCGGCGGGTCGAGACGCTCGAACCCTTTGATGAGTTTGAGGAGTGGCATCTGAAGTGTGCCCACTATTTCATCCTGGCAGCATCAAGGGGAGACACGCTATCGGGAACTCCGGTGTTGCCACCCCCAGAGACATCTTTTTGGGTAGATCCTGCTTTGCCTTCAGGTTTTCTTTCTGCCAGAGCAGTCACAAGTGACCAGCACTCCAGCCTGAAGAGATATGGCCACGCCTCTGTCCTCTTGAGCCCTGGCATTATTTTCAGTGCAGGAGGCTTTGGAGAAGAAGAGGGGCGACACTGCCGAGTGAGCACGTTTCACTTGCTCTGGAGATCCCGTGACTCGGAATGGAAAAGCAGCCGAATAAGTACTTTGGGGACTGGAGGCCAGTGGGATGGACGCCTTTATCACACCATGACAAGGCTTTCAGATACTCAGGTTCTGGTTCTTGGAGGGAGACTGTCCCCAGTTACTCCAGCTTCCGGGGCTCTCCAACTTGAATTATACAGAAGCGAGGCTGATTGCCCCGAGAGTCAGACTGTAACAGTAACAGAGGCTGCCATGGAAGAAGGTCCCGTGTTGTCTTGTTGGCGGCATTCAACAACGGAAATATACTACCAGAATCAAAGATACTTATTTGTGTATGGTGGCCGAAGTGTGGAGGAACCTGTACTAAGTGACTGTCGTTTCCTACATGTAGAGACAATGGCTTGGGTCCCAATCCCAGTAGAAGGGGCAGTCCCTGAGGGTCGGCATTCCCATAGTGCCTGCGGTTGGCAAGGAGGAGCGCTTATCGCCGGAGGTCTTGGGGCTTCTGAAGAACCTTTGAACTCTGTACTGTTTCTTAGACCAAAGTCCTCTGGATTCCTCTGGGAATCAGTAGATATCCAGCCCCCCATTACCCCAAGATACTCTCACACGGCTCATGTATTTCATGGGAAGCTGCTTCTGGTTGGAGGGGTCTGGATTCATTCCTCCTCCGTTCCTGGAGTGACTGTTATCGACTTGACTTCAGGGTCGAGCTCTGAGTATCAGCTCGACACGACATCTGTGCCCTGGCCGGTCATGCTGCACAGCCACAACAGTGTCCTCCTCCCCGAAGAGCAGCAGATCCTGCTgacgggagggggagggaactgcTTTTCCTTCGGCACTTATTTCAATCCCCATCCAGTGGCATTAGATCTTTCTTCCTTAAGTACAGGCCAATAA